From the genome of Bordetella sp. H567, one region includes:
- the cphA gene encoding cyanophycin synthetase, producing the protein MKKKDIEFLDVVALRGPNIWTYRPVLEAWVDIGELEDYPSNTIPGFYERLSTWLPTLIEHRCSPGVRGGFLQRLREGTWPAHILEHVTLELQNLAGLPGGFGKARETATRGIYKVIVRAWHEDVTRAALGEARDLVMAAMEDRPFDVDATVARLRRMVDRHCLGPSTACIVDAADDRDIPYIRLFEGNLVQMGYGARQRRIWTAETDRTSAIAEGISRDKDLTKRLLAECGVPVPEGRLVESEDAAWEAAQDIGLPVVVKPYDGNHGRGVFTNLNSHEEVKAAYAVAQEEGSGVLVERFVSGNEHRLLVVGDRMVAAARGEPAWIVGDGEHTVEDLIELQINTDPRRGSGEDCPLNKVRLDSAARLEIARQGLAADSVPPAGREVMIQRNGNVAFDVTDLVHPEVAHAVTLAARIVGLDVAGVDLVAEDISRPLEEQRGAIVEVNAGPGLLMHLKPADGKPRPVGKAIIDYLFPDGEDGRIPVVGVTGTNGKTVVARLTARLLQLWGRHVGLACSEGLYFNQRQVERGDRGDWATGRRVLLNRSVDAAVIENSSTVILRQGLAYDRCQVGIVTNIDEGDHLGEHDIRDLDGMYNVLRTQVDVVLPTGTAVLNARDERVVEMAALCDGDVVFFGIDPGLPAIASHVASGKRAVFVRDGHVVLADGSRETRITELGAIPLTEEGRVLFQIENVLAAVGAAWALGVPADIIRVGVETFDIDRADAPWQFTAVDRKDATVVVDGAHNLSALRALVAAAERFPARRRRIVYGAGKDRRDQDLLDQGALLGASFDQVVLYDDTTVPSARPVGQARGLLRAGAQQGGRATSIVDEPDHATAMRTVLDSVRPGDFIIMQCDEGSAEASLHMLRLWIEQN; encoded by the coding sequence ATGAAAAAGAAAGACATTGAATTTCTCGATGTCGTGGCTTTGCGCGGCCCGAACATCTGGACATACCGCCCCGTGCTGGAAGCCTGGGTGGATATCGGCGAACTGGAGGATTATCCCTCCAACACGATTCCCGGTTTTTACGAGCGCCTGTCGACGTGGTTGCCGACACTGATCGAGCATCGCTGCAGCCCCGGCGTGCGCGGGGGGTTCCTGCAGCGCCTGCGCGAGGGCACCTGGCCGGCCCATATCCTGGAGCACGTCACGCTCGAATTGCAGAATCTGGCCGGCCTGCCGGGCGGCTTCGGCAAGGCCCGTGAAACGGCCACCCGGGGCATCTACAAGGTGATCGTGCGGGCTTGGCACGAAGACGTCACCCGCGCCGCGCTCGGCGAGGCGCGCGACCTGGTCATGGCGGCCATGGAAGACCGCCCCTTCGACGTCGACGCCACCGTCGCGCGGCTGCGCCGCATGGTGGACCGCCATTGCCTGGGCCCCAGCACGGCCTGCATCGTCGATGCCGCGGACGACCGGGACATCCCCTATATCCGCCTGTTCGAAGGCAACCTGGTGCAGATGGGATACGGCGCGCGCCAGCGCCGCATCTGGACGGCCGAAACCGACCGCACCAGCGCCATCGCCGAAGGGATCTCGCGCGACAAGGACCTGACCAAGCGCCTGCTGGCCGAATGCGGCGTGCCGGTGCCCGAAGGCCGCCTGGTCGAGTCGGAGGACGCGGCCTGGGAAGCGGCGCAGGACATTGGCCTGCCGGTGGTCGTCAAGCCCTACGACGGCAATCACGGCCGCGGCGTCTTCACCAACCTGAACAGCCATGAAGAGGTCAAGGCGGCCTATGCCGTGGCCCAGGAAGAAGGCAGCGGCGTCCTGGTCGAACGCTTCGTATCCGGCAACGAACACCGCCTGCTGGTCGTCGGCGATCGCATGGTGGCCGCCGCGCGCGGGGAGCCTGCGTGGATCGTCGGCGATGGCGAGCACACCGTCGAAGACCTGATCGAGCTGCAGATCAACACCGATCCGCGGCGCGGCAGCGGCGAGGACTGCCCGCTGAACAAGGTCAGGCTGGATTCCGCCGCCCGGCTGGAAATCGCCCGCCAGGGCTTGGCCGCCGACAGCGTGCCCCCGGCCGGCCGGGAAGTGATGATCCAGCGCAACGGCAACGTGGCCTTCGACGTCACGGATCTGGTCCATCCCGAGGTCGCCCACGCCGTCACGCTGGCGGCGCGCATCGTCGGCCTGGATGTCGCCGGCGTGGACCTGGTGGCGGAGGACATCTCCCGCCCGCTGGAGGAACAGCGCGGCGCCATCGTGGAAGTCAATGCGGGCCCGGGCTTGCTCATGCACTTGAAGCCGGCCGACGGCAAGCCACGCCCCGTGGGCAAGGCCATCATCGATTACCTGTTCCCCGACGGCGAGGACGGTCGCATTCCGGTCGTCGGCGTCACGGGCACCAACGGCAAGACCGTGGTGGCGCGGTTGACGGCGCGCCTGCTGCAGCTGTGGGGCCGGCATGTCGGCCTGGCGTGCAGCGAAGGCCTGTACTTCAACCAGCGCCAGGTCGAACGAGGCGATCGCGGCGACTGGGCCACGGGCCGGCGCGTCCTGCTGAACCGCTCCGTCGATGCGGCCGTCATCGAAAACAGCAGCACCGTCATCCTGCGCCAGGGCCTGGCCTACGACCGCTGCCAGGTCGGCATCGTGACCAATATCGACGAAGGCGACCATCTGGGCGAACACGACATCCGCGACCTGGACGGCATGTACAACGTCCTGCGCACGCAGGTCGACGTGGTGCTGCCCACCGGTACCGCGGTGCTGAACGCGCGCGACGAGCGCGTGGTCGAGATGGCCGCGCTATGCGACGGCGACGTGGTGTTCTTCGGCATCGACCCGGGCCTGCCCGCCATCGCATCGCACGTGGCATCGGGCAAGCGCGCGGTCTTCGTGCGCGACGGCCACGTCGTGCTGGCCGACGGCAGCCGCGAAACCCGCATCACCGAGCTGGGGGCCATCCCCCTGACCGAAGAGGGACGCGTGCTCTTCCAGATCGAAAACGTGCTGGCGGCGGTCGGCGCGGCCTGGGCCCTGGGCGTCCCGGCGGACATCATCCGTGTCGGCGTCGAGACCTTCGATATCGATCGCGCGGACGCGCCGTGGCAATTCACGGCGGTCGACCGCAAGGACGCGACCGTGGTCGTGGACGGGGCACACAACCTGTCCGCGCTGCGCGCGCTGGTGGCCGCCGCGGAGCGCTTCCCGGCGCGCCGGCGCCGCATCGTCTACGGCGCCGGCAAGGACCGCCGCGACCAGGACCTGCTGGACCAGGGCGCCCTGCTGGGTGCCTCCTTCGACCAGGTGGTGCTGTACGACGACACGACCGTGCCGAGCGCGCGTCCGGTCGGCCAGGCGCGCGGCCTGTTGCGCGCCGGCGCGCAGCAAGGCGGGCGCGCCACGTCCATCGTGGACGAGCCGGACCACGCCACGGCGATGCGCACGGTGCTGGACAGCGTGCGTCCCGGCGATTTCATCATCATGCAGTGCGACGAGGGCAGCGCCGAAGCTTCGCTTCATATGCTGCGACTCTGGATCGAGCAGAACTAA